GCATCGGTGGTAGCGCGCAGCTTCTTGATGGCTGTGCGGGTAGATTTAGCCTGGTAACGGTTCAGCACGCGCTTCGCTTCGTTGGAACGGATGCGCTTCAGGGCCGACTTATGATTTGCCATGGGGTAGAGAAAATGGTCTTCTGCTCGAAATCAATTCAATTGAGGAGTGCAAAGGTAAGGCTTTGGTTTGAAATAGCAAACCCTGCGTAGCGCATCGGCATAAGTCGGTTCGCGGGTCCTAATACTGCCAAACAGGGAACCCAGGCTAGCCACGTGAGACTAACCCGAATTCCCTGCTTTGTATGTGGAAGAATAACCGTGCGGTAGTCCGCTTTGCTAATCCACCTTCTTCTCTACCTCCCCGGCCATGGTGCCGTGCGAGCGAAGCATGGGCAGCGTTTGGGTGGCGAAGGACTGGACGGCAGGCACATCGGCGCGCTTGCCCTTCACCTCAAACATGGCAATGTCCATCTTGTGCGCTGCTTCCATTAGGTCCATGTATTCCTCGTCGAAATCCTTGCCCGACTTGGCGGCCAGCCGGTCCAGCATGGCCTGATGCACGGGCATCAGGGTTTGCGGCATTTGCACGCTGAGCGGAGTAGCAACCGTTTTCAGCTGCTGCGTGGCCTTGGTGTGGTGGTCGACCATCATCTGGGCGAACTTCTTCACGTCGGGATTCGTGGCCCGCTGGGCGGCCATCTGGCCCGCCTGGATTTCCAGCATGTTGCTGCTGGCCGCATTCATCAGGAACACCGGGTCTTGCATGGTGGCGAAAGTGGCCATAAACGCCGTGGGGTCAGCGGCGGCATCGGCGCCGGTGGCTCCGGCCGTACCAGCCGTACCGGTGAAGCCCGTAGAGCTAGTGCCGGCGCCAGCACCCGAGCCAATAGCTCCTGTGCTGGGTGAGCCCGCCGCGTTGGTAGCGGCGCTGTTGCTGTTAACGGTGCCACTACCGGTAGCCCCGCTGCTGCCGCTAGCATCCGTGCTGGTGCTGCTGCCGGAAGTGGTACCGGCGCCCGTGCCGGTGTTGGTGGTGCTGCACGCCGTGCCCAACAGTAGCGTACTGGCTACCAAAATCTGGGGAATTACTTTCGTTTTTTTCATTTTCATAAGATGTGCAGGTAAAAGGTCTGGAATGTGGGGTAGGGATGTTGCTTTTTTTATACGACTACTAAGAAGACTGGTCAACACTTTCACCCGATAATTTTTCAAACAAAATTCACTGTTGAGTTCTGAATTTCAACTATTTACATCTTATATTCTCTATACGCCACGGCAACTTTCTGACCCTGGGCAGAGTTTGGCAAGCAGTGTCGGGCTGGGTAGATTTTGAGCTACTTGCAGGCTTGCCTACTCGCGTCCGGGTTATCTTTACTTATCTGACGTAGCCTCACCGCTTCTGCTTGTATCTGTATGCCGCTCGTTGCCGAATCCCGTTATCAGCCGCCTTTCTACCTCTTCAATGGCCACCTGCAAACCATCGTGCCCAGCCTGTGGCGCACAGTGCCCGAGGTACGCTACGACCGGGAGCGGGTAGAAACCGACGACGGCGACTTTCTGGACCTGGACTGGTCGCGGCTGCCGGCCGAGCCGCCGACCGACGCCCTGGGCATTGTGTCGCACGGGCTGGAGGGCGACGCCGGCCGGCCTTACGTGCGGGGTATGGTGCGGGCCCTCAACCAGGCCGGTATGGACGTCCTGGCCTGGAACTACCGCAGCTGCAGCGGCGAAATGAACCGCCTGCTCCGCTCCTACCACCTCGGCGACACCGACGACCTCGACTTTGTGGTGCGCTACGCCCTGGGCACGGGCCGCTACCGGCGCGTGTACCTGACGGGCTTCTCGGCCGGCGGCAATGTGACGCTGAAGTACCTGGGCGAAAACCCGGCCCGCGTGCCGCGCGAGGTGCAGCGGGCGGCGGTGTTTTCGGTGCCCACCGACCTTAAGTCCAGCTCTTACCACATTGCCCGCCGCGAAAACCGCATTTACCTGCGTCGTTTCCTGAAATCCTTGCGGGCGAAGATGCGCCAGAAAGCCGCCCTGCTGCCCGGCCAAATCGACCTCTCCGACCTCGACCAGCTGGCCGACTTCCCCCAGTTCGACGACCGATTCACGGCGCCCATGCACGGCTTCACCTCCGCCGACGAGTACTACGAGCATGCCAGCTCCGGCCGCTACCTCAGCGGCATCCGCATTCCGACGCTGCTGGTCAACGCCCAGAACGACCCGTTCCTGCCGCCCTCCTGCTTCCCGCGCGAAATAGCCGCCCAGAGCCCCTACGTGTTCCTGGAAACGCCTTCCGAGGGCGGCCACGTAGGCTTTGGTGAAGGCACGCCCGATGGCGAATACTACTCCGAGCGTCGCGCCGTAGAGTTTCTGACGGCCGAGGTGCCGGCGTAGCTGTTATTGCTCCGCCTTCCTGCGGGTGCTTCGTTGTGCCCCCTCGCAATAGCTGAAGTTTAGGAGTTCGGCACTACAACTACCTTTTTGGTCTCAAAGAATTCTTCTGCGAAGAAATCCTTGAGGTCAACTACTTTGGCCGGGAGGCCGGATTCTTTGATTTCCTCGGTCAGGTCGCCGCCTTTGAGGTAGTAGAGGCCGCTGCCGGGGGCGGCGGTACCGCGGGGTTTGTAGCGGTGGGCAATCCAGCCGTGGAAGGTGCCCAGGCGGGCCACGGCTCGGCTCACGATGTAGTCGTACTTGGGGCGCAGCTGCTCGGCCCGGATTTGCTCGGCCGTAAGGTTGACCAGGTGCAGGGCACGGGCCATTTCCTGCACGGCGTGAATCTTCTTGCCAATGCTGTCCACCAGATGAAACTTTACCTCCGGGAACAGAATGGCCAGCGGCAACCCTGGCAGGCCGCCGCCCGTGCCCACATCGAGCACCGCGGCGCCGGGCGCAAATTCCACCACTTTGGCTATGCCCAGGGAGTGCAGAAAGTGGCGCTCGGCCAGGTTGCCCACATCGGTGCGGGCCACCAGATTCAGGCGCTCATTCCAGCCCCGAAACTCGGTTTCGAGCTGCTGAAACAGCTGGCGCTGGTGGTCAGTAAGCTGCGGGAAGTAGTGAAAGAGGATGTCCATCGTGCCGGCAAAGGTAGGATAGGGCATCGTAGGCTGCACCGCTGAGTATAGCCGGCGCAATGCAGAGCGAAAACTTAGCACGGGTGCTGGTTTGTAGCTGGCGCGAGTTTAGCGCAGCGTACCTCGTGCCGACCATGACGGGAGGCTGCGCCTCCCCCGCCAGAACGACACCTACCGGTACTAATGGCCCGGTCCCGGCTTGCCGCTGGCGCGGCAGTGGAGGCGCAGCCTCCACTTCATGCGCCGGCACGAGGTACGCTGCGCTAACCTCGCGCCAGTACCTGCCAGTATCTGCCTACTGCCTGAACTACTCGCTCCGTTCGTGTGGTTCGGCCCGGCGCTACATGGAAAAAGCCCCTGGCGGGGCTTTTCGGCTAGATAAACTCTTTTTTGTTTTTCACCATGTCGTAGAGCAGCTCCCGGGCGCGGTGGAGCTGGGCTTTGACGGTGCCCAGCGGGGCTTTTAGCTCCTGGGCAATTTCCTCGTAGCTCAGCTCATCGAAGTAGCGCAGCGTAACGAGGCGCTGGTATTTCTCGGGCAGCCGTGACACCACGTGCTGCATGATTTCGATTTTCTGGTTCTTAATGGCCGTTTCCTGGGGGTTCAGGTTCTGGTCGCGGAAGTCGATGGTGATTTCGTCGCCGTTGTCGATTTTGATGGCCGAGTCAATCGACATGGTTTTGATTTTATTCTTCCGAATAAAGTCAATGCAGTTGTTGGTGGCAATGCGGAACAGCCAGGTGCTAAACGCAAACTCGGGATTGAATTTGTGCAGGTTTTTAAAGGCCTTGGCGAAGGCTTCGATGGTCAGATCTTCGGCGTCGTCGGGGTTGCGCACCATCTTCAGTACCACGTGGTACACGGGCTTTTTGTAGATCTGCATCAGCTCGGCATACGCCTTTTCGTCGCCTTGCTCCACGGCCGCGCGAATCAGCTTGAAGTCGTGCTTGGCTTTAGCTGAAAACTGTTTTTCCTGATTATTTACTTCCATCGGAGGGTACGGTAGAGGAACAGCGAGATTCCTAGAGCGAGATAACAAAAAAAATACACAGCGTCGAGGACGGGCACCCAGGCGGGGGGCAGCTGGTCGTCGAGCCGGCGGCTGAGCTGGTCGTACACTACCGTGACAGCCACGGTGCGTACCGCCCACACTGCGGCCAAAAGTACCCAATTGGACGGGGAAAACAGCAGGCCGATTGCCGTACCGTAAAAAACCAGGTTGGCCCCGATAAAGGTCCCGAGGCGGAGCCGGTCGGGCCAGCGGTAGCGGTGGCCCGCCGACAGGTGCCGCCGTTTTTGCCGCCACCACGCGCCCCAGCTGCGGGCGGGCTGGCTCAGGATGTGCGCTTGGGGCTCGGCTACCACCGCCACGCGGGCACCGCGGGCCACGGCATCCTGCACCAGCAGGTCGTCGTCGCCGCCCAGGCTGCGGATGTGAGAGGCAAAGCCCTTGGTCAGGTGAAAGACCTGCCGGGTGTAGGCAAGGTTGCGCCCCACGCCCATGTAGGCCCGGCCGCGCCACGCGAACGACAAATACTGTGCCCCTGTGAGGAAGGTTTCAAATCGAATTAACTTATTCAAAAAGCCGGTTTCCTGCGTGTAGGGCGAGTAACCCAGCACTACATCGGCGGGATGCTGAAACCCGCTCTGCATCAGCCCGAGCCACTGCTGGGTGGCCGGCACGCAGTCGGCATCGGTGAATAACAGCCGCGAGTAGCTGGTGGTTTTGATGCCCAGGGTAAGGGCGTATTTTTTGGGTGAGAGGCCGGCCGGCGTGCTGGCTACCGTAACGAGGTGCACGTGCGGATAGTATTGGGCCAGCTGCTGCACATAGAGGGCGGTGCCATCGGTGGACCGGTCGTCGATGAGCACGATTTCAAAGCCGGCGGGGTAGTCTTGCTGAAGCAGCCGGGGCAGCAGGCGGCGCAGGTTTTCTTCTTCGTTGTGGGCGCATACCAACACCGACACCGGCTCGGCGCCCTCCGGCGCAGGTGCCGGGGCCGCGGGCCGGCGGGCGAAGGGCAGGAAGTAGTAAGCGGCGTAGAGCAGCTGCACCAGCACGGAGGCCAGCAGCAGCCACACGGCCGGAGACAGGTGAAACGGCAAAACGGCGGGCGGATGATTCAGCCGGTAAAAGTAGGCATTCGGGGTGGGGCGAGTACCTTTGCGTTGAAAAGCTGCAAGCTGCAAGCTGCAAGCTACAGGCTACAAGCCCAGACTTACTGCTTGCAGCTTGCAGCCTACAGCTTGTAGCTTTTCCAATGACCTTCGACTTCGTAACGCAGGACCCACATTCCAAGGCCCGCGCCGGGGTGGTGCACACCGACCACGGCGCCATCGAAACCCCGATTTTTATGCCCGTGGGCACGGCCGGCACCGTGAAAGCCGTGCAGCAGCGCGACCTGAAGCAGGACGTGCAGGCTCAGATTATCCTCGGCAATACCTACCACCTCTACCTGCGCCCCGGCCTGGAAGTGCTGCGCCAGGCCGGCGGCCTGCACCGGTTCAACGGCTGGGACCGGCCCATCCTTACCGACTCGGGCGGCTACCAGGTGTATTCGCTGAGTGGCACGCGCAAAATCAAGGAGGAGGGCGTCAAGTTCCGCTCCCACATTGATGGCTCTGAGCACCTGTTTTCGCCGGAGGGCGTCATGGACATCCAGCGCACCATCGGGGCCGACATCATCATGGCCTTCGACGAATGCACGCCCTGGCCCTGCGACTACCAGTACGCCGCCCGCTCCCTGGACATGACCCACCGCTGGCTCCGGCGCTGCATCGAGCGGTTCGACTCCACGGAAGGATACTACGGCTACCGCCAGACGCTATTCCCGATTGTGCAGGGCTCCACGTTCCGAGACCTGCGGGTGAAGTCGGCGGAGTTTGTGGCCGAGCAGGGGCGCGAGGGCAACGCCATCGGGGGCCTGAGCGTGGGCGAGCCGGCCGAGCTGATGTACGAGATGACTGAGCTGGTCTGCGACATTCTGCCTCCGGACCGGCCCCGCTACCTGATGGGCGTGGGCACGCCGGCCAATATCCTGGAGAATATAGCGTTGGGCGTGGATATGTTTGACTGCGTAATGCCCACCCGCAACGCCCGCAACGGCATGTTGTTCACCACCCAGGGCATTATGAACATTACCAATAAGAAATGGGCCACCGACTTCGAGCCGATTGACGCTGAACTAGGCGGCTACGTCAGCACGTTTTATTCGAGAGCCTACGTGCGCCACCTCTTCCAGAGCCAGGAAATGCTGGGCCCGCAAATTGCCTCCATCCACAACCTCACCTTTTACCTGTGGCTGGTGAAGCAAGCCCGCCAGCAGATTCTGGCCGGTACCTTCCGCGCGTGGAAAGACCGGATGGTGCAGCAGGTGATGACGCGGCTGTAGTACAAAAATCGTTTGTCCTGCTGAGCGCAGCCGAAGCATCTCTACCACTTCGTTGGATTACTATTGCAACGAAGCGGTAGAGATGCTTCGGCTGCGCTCAGCTTGACGTTCAGATACGCTATCCATGCGCCTTCTCGATAAATACATCCTTAAGAAGTTTCTGACTGCCTTTTTCTTTGCGGTGGTGCTGCTGGTGTCGGTTATCTGCGTGATTGACTTCACGGAGAAAAACGACGACTTCATCCAGCACAACCTGGGGGCGTGGCAGATTTTTTCGGAGTACTACGTGAACCTGTTTCCGTACTTCGCCAACCTGCTCTCCCCCATCACGGTGTTTATTGCGGTGGTGTTTGTGACGGCCCAGCTGGCGGCCCGCACGGAGGTAGTGGCTATTCTGGCCTCGGGCATCAGCTTCAAGCGGTTTTTGCTGCCCTACGTCATGGGCAGTGCCATTCTGGGCGCTTTAACCATGGCTATGACGGGTTGGATTATTCCGCTGGCCAACAAAACCCGGGTGGCTTTTGAGAAGGCCTACATCAAGAACCCCTACCGCTTCGACGCCCGCAACGTGCACTTCAAAATCGGGCCCCAGAGCTACGTGTTCATGGAGAGCTACGACAACGTGAACAACGTGGGCTACCGCTTTGCGCTGGAAACCATTGACGGCACGCTGCTGAAGCGGCGCCTGACCGCCGAGGCCATTACCTGGGACTCGACCAAAAAAGCGTGGCACCTGACGCCCCAGCTAGTGCGCACGTTTCGGGGCGAGCAGGAAACCCTGCAAAGCCTGCCCGCCCGCGACACTACGCTTAACCTCTACCCCAAGGACTTCGCCAGCACCTACCGCCTGGGCGAAACCATGACCCTGCCCGAGCTGAACCGCTACATCCAGCAGAAAATTGACCGGGGCGCCGACGACACGCAGGTGTACCTGAGCGAGAAGTACGAGCGGTACGCCTACCCCTACGCCATGTTTATCCTGACGGTGATTGGGGTGATTATGAGTGCGCGCAAGAGCCGGGCCGGTGTGGGCGGGCAAATTGCCCTGGGCTTCGTGCTGGCCTTTGTGTTCATCATCTTCGTTATTCTGAGCCGCAACTTTGCGGCCGTGGGCAGCCTCTCGCCCCTGCTGGCGGCCTGGGTACCTAACCTGGTCTTCACCGGCATCGGGCTGGTGCTGTACCGGGTGGTGCCAAGGTGACTTTGAAATGAGTGAATGAGTGAATGAGTGAATGAGTAAATGAGTAAATGAGTGGATGGGTGCAGACATAGCCCCGGCGGGGCGACATATCGGTAGTAAACCAGATGATGAAAGGGTAAAAGCCCCAGCGGGGCGACACAATCGTTTAACGATGAGTGTCGTCCTGCTGGGGCTCAATAAGCAGCATAAGTGCTGAATTCTACCGATATGTCGCCCCGCTAGGGCTACCCATTTAATTATCCATTCATTTACTCATTCACTCATCTACTCATTCACTCATTTATTCAATGCTCAACGACTACCTCCGCCTGCATTTCATTGTGTTGCTGTGGGGCTTCACGGCCATTCTGGGCAAGCTGATTTCGGTGCCGCCGGTGGAGCTGGTGTTTTGGCGCACGTTGCTGGCCTCGGCGGGGCTGGCGGGGCTGCTGCTGATGCGGCGGCAGCCGTGGCGGGTGCCGGCCGGCGAGGCCCTGCGCCTGCTGGGCGTGGGCGCCCTGGTAGCCACGCACTGGATTACGTTCTTTCTGGCCGCGCGCCTGTCGTCGGTGAGTGTGTGCCTGGCGGGCATGGCGACGCTGGCCTTGTGGACGTCGTTGCTGGAGCCCCTGCTGCTGTGGCGGCGGGTGCGCCTCTACGAAGTGGGCCTGGGGCTGCTGACCATGGTGGGGCTGTACCTGGTGTCGCAGGCCGAGCTGGATCAGCTGGCGGGGCTGCTGGTGGCCATGCTGTCGGCGGGGCTGTCGGCGCTGTTCAGCGTGCTCAATGTGAAGCTGGTGAAGCGCCACCCGCCGCTGCGGCTCACCTTCTACGAAATGGCCGGCGCCTGCCTGAGCATTGCGCTGTTTTTTCCCATTTACAGCCGCTAC
This region of Hymenobacter sp. YIM 151500-1 genomic DNA includes:
- the tgt gene encoding tRNA guanosine(34) transglycosylase Tgt, with amino-acid sequence MTFDFVTQDPHSKARAGVVHTDHGAIETPIFMPVGTAGTVKAVQQRDLKQDVQAQIILGNTYHLYLRPGLEVLRQAGGLHRFNGWDRPILTDSGGYQVYSLSGTRKIKEEGVKFRSHIDGSEHLFSPEGVMDIQRTIGADIIMAFDECTPWPCDYQYAARSLDMTHRWLRRCIERFDSTEGYYGYRQTLFPIVQGSTFRDLRVKSAEFVAEQGREGNAIGGLSVGEPAELMYEMTELVCDILPPDRPRYLMGVGTPANILENIALGVDMFDCVMPTRNARNGMLFTTQGIMNITNKKWATDFEPIDAELGGYVSTFYSRAYVRHLFQSQEMLGPQIASIHNLTFYLWLVKQARQQILAGTFRAWKDRMVQQVMTRL
- a CDS encoding RNA polymerase sigma factor, producing the protein MEVNNQEKQFSAKAKHDFKLIRAAVEQGDEKAYAELMQIYKKPVYHVVLKMVRNPDDAEDLTIEAFAKAFKNLHKFNPEFAFSTWLFRIATNNCIDFIRKNKIKTMSIDSAIKIDNGDEITIDFRDQNLNPQETAIKNQKIEIMQHVVSRLPEKYQRLVTLRYFDELSYEEIAQELKAPLGTVKAQLHRARELLYDMVKNKKEFI
- a CDS encoding YheT family hydrolase encodes the protein MPLVAESRYQPPFYLFNGHLQTIVPSLWRTVPEVRYDRERVETDDGDFLDLDWSRLPAEPPTDALGIVSHGLEGDAGRPYVRGMVRALNQAGMDVLAWNYRSCSGEMNRLLRSYHLGDTDDLDFVVRYALGTGRYRRVYLTGFSAGGNVTLKYLGENPARVPREVQRAAVFSVPTDLKSSSYHIARRENRIYLRRFLKSLRAKMRQKAALLPGQIDLSDLDQLADFPQFDDRFTAPMHGFTSADEYYEHASSGRYLSGIRIPTLLVNAQNDPFLPPSCFPREIAAQSPYVFLETPSEGGHVGFGEGTPDGEYYSERRAVEFLTAEVPA
- a CDS encoding glycosyltransferase → MPFHLSPAVWLLLASVLVQLLYAAYYFLPFARRPAAPAPAPEGAEPVSVLVCAHNEEENLRRLLPRLLQQDYPAGFEIVLIDDRSTDGTALYVQQLAQYYPHVHLVTVASTPAGLSPKKYALTLGIKTTSYSRLLFTDADCVPATQQWLGLMQSGFQHPADVVLGYSPYTQETGFLNKLIRFETFLTGAQYLSFAWRGRAYMGVGRNLAYTRQVFHLTKGFASHIRSLGGDDDLLVQDAVARGARVAVVAEPQAHILSQPARSWGAWWRQKRRHLSAGHRYRWPDRLRLGTFIGANLVFYGTAIGLLFSPSNWVLLAAVWAVRTVAVTVVYDQLSRRLDDQLPPAWVPVLDAVYFFCYLALGISLFLYRTLRWK
- a CDS encoding DUF4142 domain-containing protein, whose translation is MKKTKVIPQILVASTLLLGTACSTTNTGTGAGTTSGSSTSTDASGSSGATGSGTVNSNSAATNAAGSPSTGAIGSGAGAGTSSTGFTGTAGTAGATGADAAADPTAFMATFATMQDPVFLMNAASSNMLEIQAGQMAAQRATNPDVKKFAQMMVDHHTKATQQLKTVATPLSVQMPQTLMPVHQAMLDRLAAKSGKDFDEEYMDLMEAAHKMDIAMFEVKGKRADVPAVQSFATQTLPMLRSHGTMAGEVEKKVD
- a CDS encoding LptF/LptG family permease; this encodes MRLLDKYILKKFLTAFFFAVVLLVSVICVIDFTEKNDDFIQHNLGAWQIFSEYYVNLFPYFANLLSPITVFIAVVFVTAQLAARTEVVAILASGISFKRFLLPYVMGSAILGALTMAMTGWIIPLANKTRVAFEKAYIKNPYRFDARNVHFKIGPQSYVFMESYDNVNNVGYRFALETIDGTLLKRRLTAEAITWDSTKKAWHLTPQLVRTFRGEQETLQSLPARDTTLNLYPKDFASTYRLGETMTLPELNRYIQQKIDRGADDTQVYLSEKYERYAYPYAMFILTVIGVIMSARKSRAGVGGQIALGFVLAFVFIIFVILSRNFAAVGSLSPLLAAWVPNLVFTGIGLVLYRVVPR
- a CDS encoding DMT family transporter — encoded protein: MLNDYLRLHFIVLLWGFTAILGKLISVPPVELVFWRTLLASAGLAGLLLMRRQPWRVPAGEALRLLGVGALVATHWITFFLAARLSSVSVCLAGMATLALWTSLLEPLLLWRRVRLYEVGLGLLTMVGLYLVSQAELDQLAGLLVAMLSAGLSALFSVLNVKLVKRHPPLRLTFYEMAGACLSIALFFPIYSRYFTGGAGLRLALSGYDWLWLLVLAGVCTVYAFSTSVELMKRISAFVVNLTINLEPVYGILLAVLMYTLRIPGFGQERLSTGFYLGTVVILLSVLIHPVLDQWNQRRQVLV
- the rsmG gene encoding 16S rRNA (guanine(527)-N(7))-methyltransferase RsmG — translated: MPYPTFAGTMDILFHYFPQLTDHQRQLFQQLETEFRGWNERLNLVARTDVGNLAERHFLHSLGIAKVVEFAPGAAVLDVGTGGGLPGLPLAILFPEVKFHLVDSIGKKIHAVQEMARALHLVNLTAEQIRAEQLRPKYDYIVSRAVARLGTFHGWIAHRYKPRGTAAPGSGLYYLKGGDLTEEIKESGLPAKVVDLKDFFAEEFFETKKVVVVPNS